A region of Micromonas commoda chromosome 4, complete sequence DNA encodes the following proteins:
- the Hop2 gene encoding hop2-mnd1 complex facilitates loading of Rad51 & DMC1 (Meiosis-specific protein that localizes to chromosomes, preventing synapsis between nonhomologous chromosomes and ensuring synapsis between homologs; complexes with Mnd1p to promote homolog pairing and meiotic double-strand break repair.) — MSNLVLEYINAQNRPFNAQNIADALGRHGIKKGMAQKHLDSLTEKGEISVEVGGKSQVWYKVQDPDGVLPDDVLKEMEADKKIKAARLAELNGEVAKRKARMMQMAKQLTTKQMNIKIEQLTSENAKMEEKLVPMRASKGTSVSASEMKKMEDEFVKHVELWGTRRRNFNDALGTIMDSTGQTKKKLGDELGFEWDDAKATEKLDTYKKTVDTIKRKRAIEARQKKFKRMVA, encoded by the coding sequence ATGTCGAACTTAGTGTTGGAGTACATCAACGCGCAGAACCGCCCGTTCAACGCGCAGAACATCGCGGATGCCCTGGGCAGGCACGGCATCAAGAAGGGCATGGCCCAAAAGCACCTCGACTCGCTCACCGAGAAGGGCGAGATCTCGGTGGAGGTGGGGGGCAAGTCGCAGGTGTGGTACAAGGTCCAGGACCCGGACGGCGTCCTCCCAGACGACGTCCTGaaggagatggaggcggaTAAGAAGATAAAGGCTGCGcggctcgcggagctcaacGGCGAGGTCGCCAAGCGCAAGGCGCGGATGATGCAGATGGCGAAGCAGCTCACCACGAAGCAGATGAACATCAAGATCGAGCAGCTCACCTCGGAGAATGCGAAGATGGAGGAGAAACTCGTGCCCATGCGCGCGTCGAAGGGAACGAGCGTGTCCGCGAGCGAGATGAAGAAGATGGAGGACGAGTTCGTCAAGCACGTGGAGCTCTGGGGCACTCGAAGGAGGAACTTCAACGACGCGCTGGGCACCATCATGGATTCAACCGGCCagacgaagaagaagctAGGGGACGAGTTGGGGTTCGAGTGGGACGACGCAAAAGCGACGGAGAAACTCGACACGTACAAGAAGACGGTGGATACTATCAAGCGCaagcgcgcgatcgaggcgaGGCAGAAGAAGTTCAAGCGAATGGTCGCGTGA
- a CDS encoding predicted protein, whose amino-acid sequence MKDMYIAAGRYAFLEKEFNDLRYAGVKEVVPGLASGVPGDESSVDAVKVTYDEEKISHEKLMQTYWKHVDPTRGDGQFKENGAKYRAAIWVDGPAERKEVETNLSRLQNSEIFGKGKALVTPVLDAPPKSFDPYPEDQWKALTNNPKAYEKDKAERQKAFDKLWGFVQYCANRLCGYVRFAPNCTGECLETFPELRERNFGQPELIGDIKITGGSGR is encoded by the coding sequence ATGAAGGATATgtacatcgccgcgggcaggTACGCTTTCCTCGAGAAAGAGTTCAACGACCTGCGGTACGCGGGAGTCAAGGAAGTCGTCCCCGGTCTGGCTTCGGGCGTTCCCGGAGACGAATCTTCCGTCGATGCCGTCAAGGTGACGTACGACGAGGAAAAGATCTCGCACGAGAAGCTCATGCAGACGTACTGGAAGCACGTGGatccgacgcgcggggacgggcaGTTCAAGGAGAACGGCGCAAAGTACCGCGCCGCGATCTGGGTGGACGGACCCGCGGAGCGCAAGGAGGTGGAGACTAACCTGAGCCGACTGCAAAACTCTGAAATATTCGGAAAGGGCAAGGCGCTGGTGACGCCGGTGCTGGACGCACCCCCGAAGTCGTTCGATCCCTACCCCGAGGACCAGTGGAAAGCGCTGACCAACAACCCCAAGGCGTACGAGAAGGATAAGGCCGAGCGACAGAAGGCCTTCGACAAGCTGTGGGGCTTTGTGCAGTACTGCGCGAATCGACTCTGTGGTTACGTCCGCTTCGCACCCAACTGCACAGGCGAGTGTTTAGAAACCTTCCCAGAGTTGAGGGAGCGAAACTTCGGGCAGCCGGAGCTGATTGGCGACATTAAGATCACGGGCGGATCGGGGCGTTAG
- a CDS encoding predicted protein, with protein MPTSYTSLYLATDEELEALQDENVRRMAMGSKANYAAGWEMIKTQHPRVADAIDGSVDDQIAATQEEFDWARATAHTRAMSGKVAGGPCAFIVPGVDLANHSFAPNCEYGVSGDGGSFQLTWDTTATREMPKGPPLPESGDEVLICYGARMPNALLMLHYGFMDPENPNEQLPMECMIPGARKIRAKTVSAAGRAIAEEGDTKAEWAARQMMQMANPVDDSADKAADLACIGAMRGAADAKLASFPTTAEEDEVALSAGELGERMRMCVEYRLSVKRNVEAFGRFLAKMEEVVE; from the coding sequence atgCCCACGTCGTACACGTCGCTGTACCtggcgacggacgaggagttGGAGGCGCTTCAGGACGAGAACGTCCGGCGCATGGCGATGGGGTCCAAGGCCAACTACGCCGCGGGGTGGGAGATGATAAAGACGCAGCACCCTAgggtggcggacgcgatcgacggaTCGGTCGACGATCAAATTGCCGCCACGCAGGAGGAGTTCGACTGGGCGCGGGCCACCGcgcacacgcgcgcgatgagcggCAAAGTGGCGGGCGGACCGTGCGCGTtcatcgtccccggcgtcgacctcgccaaTCACTCATTCGCGCCCAACTGCGAGTACGGCGtgtccggcgacggcggatcgTTTCAACTGACGTGGGAcaccacggcgacgagggagatGCCGAAGGGCCCGCCTTTACccgagagcggcgacgaggtgctGATCTGCTACGGCGCGAGGATGCCCAACGCGCTGCTGATGCTCCACTACGGGTTCATGGACCCGGAGAATCCAAACGAGCAGCTCCCGATGGAGTGCATGatcccgggcgcgaggaagaTCCGCGCGAAgacggtgagcgccgcggggcgcgcgatcgcggaggaAGGGGACACCAAGGCGGAGTGGGCGGCGAGGCAGATGATGCAGATGGCCAATCCGGTGGACGATTCCGCGGATaaggcggcggacctcgcgtGCATCGGCGCcatgcgcggcgccgcggatgccaAGCTGGCGAGTTTCCCGACCACGGCtgaggaggacgaggtcgcgCTCAGCGCCGGGGAGCTCGGCGAACGGATGCGCATGTGCGTGGAGTACAGGTTGAGCGTGAAGCGGAACGTGGAGGCGTTCGGGCGATTCCTGGCGAAGATGGAGGAGGTTGTGGAGTGA
- the RA gene encoding ribulose bisphosphate carboxylase/oxygenase activase,chloroplast precursor (RuBisCO activase, TargetP predicts 41 aa cTP): protein MSAVTMTSIVAPTAKPVGRVARHQFGAAPATFGKGNGSKTVMMSRWKGMDEDISDDQQDIARGRNMVDSKFQGGFGLGGTHNAVMSSSDYVSDGFKDVSNMTDEGYYISKGFMDRFCVHIAKNFMDLPKIKVPLILGVWGGKGQGKTFQSMLIFKKLGVGPIVMSAGELESGNAGEPAKLIRQRYREASDIIKKGRMSTLFINDLDAGAGRMGGSTQYTVNNQMVNATLMNLADNPTNVQLPGQYQVEEIPRVPIIATGNDFSTLYAPLIRDGRMEKYYWSPSFEDRVGVACGIFKADGVAEKDVEVLVRTFDGQSIDFFGALRARVYDDKVREWIRETGIEAMGPLLVNPKRGSKVTFEPPRMSLDILLQYGKALEMEQENVKRVQLADAYLDGAVLAGEGGSSNTAQSLLG, encoded by the exons ATGTCTGCTGTTACCATGAcctccatcgtcgcgccgacCGCCAAG CccgtcggccgcgtcgcgcgccaccagttcggcgccgcgcccgccaccttCGGCAAGGGCAACGGCTCCAAGACCGTGATGATGTCCCGCTGGAAGGGCATGGACGAGGACATCTCGGACGACCAGCAGGAcatcgcccgcggccgcAACATGGTCGACTCCAAGTTCCAGGGCGgcttcggcctcggcggcaccCAC AACGCCGTCATGTCCTCCTCCGACTACGTCTCCGACGGCTTCAAGGACGTCTCCAACATGACCGACGAGGGCTACTACATCTCCAAGGGCTTCATGGACAGGTTTTGCGTCCACATTGCTAAGAACTTCATGGACCTCCCCAAGATCAAGGTTCCCCTCATCCTCGGCGTGTGGGGTGGTAAGGGTCAGGGTAAGACCTTCCAGTCCATGCTCATCTTCAagaagctcggcgtcggaccCATCGTCATGTCCGCTGGTGAGCTCGAGTCCGGCAACGCCGGTGAGCCCGCCAAGCTCATCCGCCAGCGCTACCGCGAGGCTTCCGACATCATCAAGAAGGGCAGGATGTCCACCCTCTTCATCAACGATCtcgacgccggtgccggACGCATGGGCGGCTCCACCCAGTACACCGTCAACAACCAGATGGTGAACGCCACCCTGATGAACCTGGCGGATAACCCCACCAACGTGCAGCTCCCCGGCCAGTACCAGGTTGAGGAGATCCCCCGCGTGCCCATCATCGCCACCGGTAACGATTTCTCCACCCTCTACGCCCCGCTCATCCGCGATGGACGCATGGAGAAGTACTACTGGTCCCCCTCCTTTGaggaccgcgtcggcgtcgcctgCGGCATCTTCAAGGCTGACGGagtcgcggagaaggacgtcgaggtgCTCGTCCGCACCTTCGACGGCCAGTCCATCGATTTCttcggcgccctccgcgcgcgcgtctaCGACGACAAGGTCCGCGAATGGATCAGGGAGACCGGCATCGAAGCCATGGGTCCCCTCCTCGTCAACCCCAAGCGCGGCTCCAAGGTTACCTTCGAGCCTCCTCGCATGAGCCTCGACATCCTCCTCCAGTACGGCAAGGCGCTTGAGATGGAGCAGGAGAACGTGAAGCGCGTgcagctcgccgacgcgtacCTCGACGGTgcggtgctcgcgggcgagggcggttcCTCCAACACCGCGCAGTCCCTGCTCGGTTAA
- a CDS encoding major facilitator superfamily: protein MDQKARDTRRNRLYGLAFTLTCFVAGTVYGWPALRRDLIKEGGLTEKQLGAVFTCGAWSVQGGRFAAGLIRDALGTKRTACGCLLCVLLGAVLVATVASDNFAGLALGMLFLGLGSGAQLCIQPVTGLFPENASAAMATLSGAFQISGLVFLVCSGIARAGADRLGAYLAFAACVCVLLALSWVYLPYGFKFTIDDESRDERRDESKGATKSATVDRDEEAAVSDAAVVLKETSGETSDGKEGEGDDGKVQTSMAAVAVAPRKPPPPLSHLTRRGQLLSDEYIALLAWFSVCVTPAQYYVLSIGWQLERKGDDAGDYTRAFVILYAASAALAPIGGAVADKYGVGFAQGLATALTGSSFVVLLSDSLPAQIAGMTLYSVGRLFVFALFFSNIGRRFGFAHYGTLVGFGMLTSAVLSMLQYPMFTLAIDESVDWVNASCAVAIAGCLPYTAWLSRRERGEKRRFAGMTANEEA from the exons ATGGACCAGAAAGCGAGGGACACGAGGCGCAATCGGCTCTACGGGCTCGCGTTCACGCTCACGTGCTTCGTCGCCGGCACCG TGTACGGATGGcccgcgctccgtcgcgaccTCATCAAGGAGGGCGGCCTGACCGAAAAacagctcggcgcggtgttCACGTGCGGCGCTTGGAGCGTCCAGGGCggccgcttcgccgcgggcctcATCCGAGACGCGCTCGGCACCAAGCGCACCGCGTGCGGCTGCCTCCTctgcgtcctcctcggcgccgtcctcgtcgcgacggtcgccTCCGATAACttcgcgggcctcgcgctcggcatgCTCTTCCTCGGCCTCGGAAGCGGCGCCCAGCTGTGCATCCAGCCCGTCACCGGGCTCTTCCCCGAGAACGCCTCTGCCGCGATGGCCACGCTCTCCGGAGCCTTCCAGATCTCCGGGCTGGTGTTCCTCGTGTGCAgcgggatcgcgcgcgccggagccgACAGGCTCGGGGCGTacctcgcgttcgcggcgtgcgtgtgCGTCCTGTTGGCGCTCTCGTGGGTGTACCTTCCTTACGGGTTCAAGTTCACGATTGACGACGAATCCCGGGACGAACGGAGGGACGAGTCGAAAGGCGCGACGAAGAGCGCGACCGTCGACCGGGACGAGGAAGCGGccgtctccgacgccgcggtggtcttAAAGGAAACAAGCGGCGAAACCAGCGACGggaaggagggcgagggggaCGACGGAAAGGTTCAAACATCGatggccgcggtggccgtcgcgcctcgcaagccgccgccgccgctgtcgCACCTCACCCGCAGAGGCCAGCTCCTCTCCGACGAGTAcatcgcgctgctcgcgtgGTTCTCCGTGTGCGTCACCCCGGCGCAGTACTACGTGCTGAGCATCGGGTGGCAGCTCGAGCGAAagggagacgacgccggcgattACACGAGGGCCTTCGTGATATTGTacgccgcatccgccgcgttggcTCCCATCggcggggcggtggcggacaAATACGGGGTGGGCTTCGCGCAGGGGCTCGCCACGGCGCTGACCGGGTCGTCGTTCGTGGTGTTGCTGTCCGATTCGCTGCCGGCGCAGATCGCGGGCATGACGCTGTACAGCGTCGGGCGGCTCTTCGTCTTCGCGCTCTTCTTCAGCAACATCGGGAGGAGGTTCGGGTTTGCGCACTACGGGACTCTCGTCGGATTCGGGATGttgacgtcggcggtgcTGTCCATGCTGCAGTACCCGATGTTCACGCTGGCCATCGACGAGAGCGTGGACTGGGTGaacgcgtcgtgcgcggtggCAATCGCCGGGTGCCTGCCGTACACCGCGTGGTTGTCCAGGAGGGAGCGAGGAGAGAAGAGGCGGTTTGCGGGGATGACGGCGAACGAAGAGGCGTAG
- the BCOP gene encoding coatomer subunit beta (The coatomer is a cytosolic protein complex that binds to dilysine motifs and reversibly associates with Golgi non-clathrin-coated vesicles, which further mediate biosynthetic protein transport from the ER, via the Golgi up to the trans Golgi network. Coatomer complex is required for budding from Golgi membranes, and is essential for the retrograde Golgi-to-ER transport of dilysine-tagged proteins) — translation MATVNAVVERGCTMLVHYDKSVSSTEIKDALESGSAHEKAEAMKKAIAILLSGEQMPQIFITIVRFVLPSEDKYVQKLLLLYMEIIEKTDTQGKLLPEMILICQNLRNNLQHPNEFLRGATLRFLCRIQEAEILEPLIPSIIACLEHRHSFVRRNAVMCMDRIYQMPGGDMLLMDAPETIERFLQGGESDLGTRRNAFLMLYNNAQDRAVNFLMSNLEQVANWGDILQNVVLDLIRKVCRNDPSQKGRYIKIILTLLSTNNTSVIYECANTLVALSSAPTAIKAAANCYCQLLVSQSDNNVKLIVLDRIAELKDAHRYVMQEMVMDILRAVSTPNVDIRKKALDIVLDLVTGRNIDEVVAALKKEIQKSQTDTGEKAGEYRQMLVQAVHRCAVRFPGVAGAVVNLLMDFLGDANTATAFDVAMFVREIAQTNPDLRDQILRQMLDCFFSIRSSRVCGTCLWIVGEFSLTTAQIEESLETLKQSLGPTPFFTQKKKHSQWEADPEEDDQATQDQYGKRHFGEASHDSMKEQKKKGPVVLADGSYATQTASSADVRALAEAQVPNLRALVLAGDFFLASVVSTTLTKLAMRYINIAADAGVAPADANRLHAECMLYIVCMLRLGESGETPTPMDSDSNDRMMVCVKTLAKPQEADVDVWLSACRSAYDGLIADRAKQKEDEEAVKDQRPISQADDLIDFYHLKSRKGMSQVEIEDAVATDLKRATGFGAGKDEKKSALERVIQLTGFSDPVYAEAYVTVHQYDIVMDVTVVNRTNEVQQNLALELATMGDLKLVERPQNHTLAPGETKHIRANIKVSSTETGVIFGNIVYESTGSDRNVVVLNDVHIDIMDYISPAWCEDNKFRSMWAEFEWENKVAVNTTIKTVREFLDHIVESTNMRCLTPPSALEGDCGYLAANLYAKSVFGEDALVNVSVEEQDGVVSGFIRIRSKTQGIALSLGDKITLKQRAKAVPK, via the exons ATGGCGACCGTCAACGCCGTGGTCGAGCGTGGGTGCACCATGCTGGTGCACTACGACAAGAGTGTCAGCTCCACGGAGATtaaggacgcgctcgagtccgGCAGCGCGCacgagaaggcggaggccaTGAAGAAAGCGATTGCCATCCTGCTGTCCGGCGAGCAAATGCCCCAAATCTTCATCACCATCGTGCGGTTCGTGCTCCCCTCGGAGGACAAGTACGTGCAGAAGCTGCTCCTGCTGTACATGGAGATCATCGAGAAGACGGACACGCAGGGTAAGCTGCTGCCGGAGATGATCCTCATCTGCCAGAACCTCCGCAACAACCTCCAGCACCCGAACGAGTTCCTCCGCGGTGCCACCCTCCGTTTCCTGTGCAGGATCCAGGAGGCGGAGATCCTCGAGCCGCTGATCCCGTCCATCATCGCGTGCCTCGAGCACCGTCACTCCTTCGTGCGACGCAACGCGGTGATGTGCATGGACAGGATTTACCAgatgcccggcggcgacatgcTCCTCATGGACGCGCCCGAGACCATCGAGCGCTTCCTCCAGGGTGGCGAGTCCGACCTGGGTACGAGGCGCAACGCCTTCCTCATGCTCTACAACAACGCGCAGGACAGGGCGGTGAACTTCCTCATGTCCAACCTCGAGCAGGTGGCCAACTGGGGGGACATCCTGCAGAACGTGGTGCTGGATCTGATCCGAAAG GTGTGCCGCAACGATCCGAGCCAGAAGGGAAGGTACATCAAGATCATCCTCACCCTCCTCAGCACCAACAACACCTCCGTCATCTATGAGTGCGCAAacaccctcgtcgcgctgtcatccgcgcccaccgccatcaaggctgccgccaaCTGCTACTGCCAGCTGCTGGTGTCTCAGTCCGACAACAACGTCAAGCTCATCGTCTTGGATCGCATCGCGGAGCTCAAGGACGCGCACAGGTACGTCATGCAGGAGATGGTCATGGACATCCTtcgcgccgtctccacccCAAACGTGGACATTCGCAAAAAGGCGCTCGACAtcgtcctcgacctcgtcaccggccgcaacatcgacgaggtggtggcggcgctcaagAAGGAGATCCAAAAGTCGCAGACGGACACCGGCGAGAAGGCTGGCGAGTACCGCCAGATGCTCGTGCAGGCTGTGCACCGATGCGCGGTTCGCTTCCCCGgagtcgccggcgccgtcgtcaaccTTCTCATGGATtttctcggcgacgccaacaccgcgacggcgttcgacgtcgccatGTTCGTCAGGGAGATCGCGCAGACGAACCCGGATCTGCGCGATCAGATCCTGAGGCAGATGCTGGACTGCTTCTTCTCCATCAGGTCCAGCCGCGTGTGCGGCACGTGCCTCTGGATCGTGGGGGAGTTTTCGCTCACGACGGCGCAAATCGAGGAGTCGCTCGAGACGCTCAAGCAGAGCCTCGGCCCGACGCCCTTCTTCACGCAGAAGAAGAAGCACTCGCAGTGGGAGGCGGacccggaggaggacgaccaGGCGACGCAGGATCAGTACGGCAAGAGGCACTTTGGCGAAGCTTCCCACGACTCGATGAAGGagcagaagaagaagggaccggtcgtcctcgccgacggatcCTACGCCACGCAaaccgcgtccagcgccgacgttcgcgccctTGCCGAGGCGCAGGTACCCAACCTGAGGGCCTTGGTCCTCGCCGGGGACTTTTTCCTCGCGTCCGTGGTATCCACGACCCTCACCAAGCTCGCGATGCGGTACATcaacatcgccgccgacgccggagtCGCCCCGGCGGATGCCAACCGACTCCACGCGGAGTGCATGCTGTACATCGTGTGCatgctccgcctcggcgagagcggcgagaccccgacgccgatggaCAGCGACAGCAACGATCGCATGATGGTGTGCGTCAAAACCCTGGCCAAGCCGCAGGAggctgacgtggacgtcTGGCTCAGCGCGTGCCGATCGGCTTATGACGGCCTCATCGCCGACAGGGCTAAGcagaaggaggacgaggaggcggtgaaGGACCAGCGCCCGATTTCGCAGGCTGACGACCTCATCGACTTTTACCACCTCAAGTCCAGGAAGGGCATGTCGCAGGTTGAGATTGAGGACGCCGTGGCGACAGATCTGAAGCGAGCGACTGGATTTGGCGCAGGCAAGGACGAGAAGAAGTCCGCGCTGGAGCGTGTGATACAGCTCACCGGCTTCTCCGACCCGGTGTACGCAGAGGCGTACGTCACCGTGCACCAGTACGACATCGTGATGGACGTGACGGTGGTGAACAGGACGAACGAGGTGCAGCAGAACCTCGCGTTGGAGCTGGCCACCATGGGCGACCTCAAGCTCGTGGAGCGGCCCCAGAACCACACCCTGGCGCCAGGGGAGACGAAGCACATCCGCGCGAACATCAAGGTTTCGTCCACCGAGACTGGCGTCATCTTCGGCAACATCGTGTACGAGTCCACGGGGAGCGACCGCAACGTGGTGGTGCTCAACGACGTGCACATCGACATCATGGATTACATCTCGCCGGCTTGGTGCGAGGATAACAAGTTCAGGAGCATGTGGGCGGAGTTTGAGTGGGAGAATAAGGTGGCAGTCAACACGACGATCAAGACGGTGCGCGAGTTCCTCGATCACATCGTGGAGAGCACCAACATGCGGTGcctcacgccgccgtctgcgctcgagggcgactGCGGCTATCTCGCGGCGAACCTTTACGCAAAGTCGGTGTTTGGCGAGGACGCACTCGTCAACGTGAGCGTGGAGGAGCAGGATGGCGTCGTGAGTGGGTTCATTCGGATCAGGTCCAAGACGCAGGGTATCGCGCTGTCACTCGGGGATAAAATCACGCTGAAGcagcgcgccaaggctgtGCCCAagtga